CCATCGCCATCACCACTGTATCATCAGAGTTCGGAGGCGTCTCCAGGTTCCAGTATGTCAGCTTGTCAAACACAGAGGACACCTTCACTGTCCTGTCCTGGACACACATAATTTACCATCATGTGCACATAGTAACAACATTTTCGCCTGCATTTTATGCACCGTGTAGTCAGTGCTTTGCCTTATGTTTGACCCAGACTGCTGGTCAGCGTAGGATTTGTGATGTGAAAGATGACATCAGTGATGTTTACCTCTTGATCAGAGCCGGACTTGTTGATCTCTTTCAGCACCAAGCCGGTGTAGCCCTGTGGACAGCTGAGCTCCTGCCCCTTCAACCCACGCCCTCTAAATGACACTGCCTTCTCTGTAATGAGAAAAATACACAAAGGATTGTTTTTAGAGACCGTTTCCCCCCGCCTACTAAAAATGACTGTGGGATAAAACGTGAGATACACCTTTATAAATGTATGGATTATATTGCTGTTTTGATTATTTGCCTGACCTGGGTTCTTTCTGAACCCCCATTTACCCATTTACCTTAGACATAAATGTCCCATATTGGGTCCATTTGTTACAAgataaagcagcat
This DNA window, taken from Sebastes umbrosus isolate fSebUmb1 chromosome 9, fSebUmb1.pri, whole genome shotgun sequence, encodes the following:
- the rnaseh2c gene encoding ribonuclease H2 subunit C; translated protein: MSCNTSVTRVKVSSVGQAQRVPVHLMPCEIEHNGPAQVSQYLTATMKDGKLEKAVSFRGRGLKGQELSCPQGYTGLVLKEINKSGSDQEDRTVKVSSVFDKLTYWNLETPPNSDDTVVMAMDWPELAEAIHGPLED